The following are from one region of the Coffea eugenioides isolate CCC68of chromosome 2, Ceug_1.0, whole genome shotgun sequence genome:
- the LOC113759571 gene encoding uncharacterized protein LOC113759571, with product MYGSATSSSSDEDDILFAAGAALLFGPDAEPFGGPIQKVPCRTSALTGRQWVEEVMSGHHTRIMDATRLTVDSFMRLCNILADCGFVPQHHQKRVTIEEALAMTLVMMSHNMRMRMIADRFNHSLETVHRNIHEVIKGLCTFAQFIITPRRQDEVHPKIMNDPRFYPWFEDAVGAIDGTHIPASVPSGQQVAYTNRHGVQSQNVLAVCDHDMRFVYVYAGKYYLVDSAYRNLPGFLPPYRGRQADVSGRRRGRFATAKELFNYRHFMLLNVIKRTVGVLKRRFAILRGAIPYYMMTTQINVVIACCAVHNFIRDQQPNDYYFANPDIGI from the exons ATGTATGGAAGTGCAACCAGTTCGTCCTCAGACGAAGACGATATTCTATTTGCCGCCGGTGCGGCCCTGTTGTTCGGTCCAGATGCAGAACCATTCGGAGGTCCTATCCAGAAGGTTCCATGTAGGACATCAGCTTTAACTGGCAGACAATGGGTTGAAGAGGTGATGTCAGGGCACCACACCCGAATTATGGACGCAACAAGGTTAACCGTTGATTCATTTATGAGATTGTGTAATATATTGGCCGACTGTGGATTTGTTCCCCAGCATCATCAAAAAAGGGTGACGATAGAGGAGGCACTGGCGATGACTTTAGTTATGATGAGTCACAATATGCGGATGCGCATGATTGCGGACCGATTCAACCACTCGCTTGAGACAGTGCATCGGAATATTCACGAAGTTATCAAGGGTCTATGTACATTTGCGCAATTCATCATCACTCCAAGGCGGCAGGATGAAGTCCATCCAAAAATTATGAATGATCCCAGATTTTATCCATGGTTTGAG GACGCAGTTGGGGCCATTGACGGGACACATATACCCGCTTCTGTTCCGAGTGGACAGCAGGTGGCATACACAAATAGACACGGAGTGCAATCACAAAATGTGTTGGCTGTATGTGATCATGATATGAGATTCGTATACGTGTATGCAG GCAAATACTACTTGGTTGATTCCGCGTACCGAAACTTACCCGGTTTCTTACCACCCTATAGAGGACGCCAAGCGGATGTTAGTGGTCGTAGAAGGGGGAGATTTGCCACGGCCAAGGAACTTTTTAATTACAGACATTTTATGCTCCTCAATGTCATTAAGCGAACAGTTGGTGTTCTTAAAAGGAGATTTGCTATCTTGCGGGGCGCCATACCCTACTACATGATGACTACTCAGATAAACGTTGTTATTGCCTGCTGTGCTGTGCACAATTTCATTAGAGATCAACAACCGAATGACTATTACTTTGCCAATCCCGATATAGGAATCTAG